The following proteins are encoded in a genomic region of Chloracidobacterium sp.:
- a CDS encoding HD domain-containing protein, whose protein sequence is MPSERKKLSLFVFVVATLLAVGLIPLVLTGWILSDKSARELRASENRYQIQLVQDKARQIEMFGKRFTSIVSGLATALEMSNDRRVIASPETQNKLAAILKDNPDLLALSIRPVNSLPITIFRPGGPTSGVLEKAASEAHASGPEVNVGEPQDAGDASQFLMTFARTITLDGESGVKIVAIASLQGISQGIVGSVRAKDADLWKAGLPIVFVVDRTGSTVFHPDPNLVAQRLPMIDLKIVQEWMESGTQVQSALVPFTADHNGVKHEMIGAYSTARFGGDNTFGVFTMQDESTALASVAEMRTQTWMISLAFAVLAVIVGLVASRYLTSPLMRLVNASKMIAAGDYSVRVKANNVTELGTLGDSFNLMTEKIEEQIVKLASAAKENRELFVGTVKALAAAIDGKDKYTRGHSERVARISVAIGRRLGMSSSELDDLRMGALLHDVGKIAIDDSILKKAAPLTDEEYEIMKTHPQRGYKIMSQIPAMKAFLPAMYMHHEMVNGKGYPQGLTGDQIPLQAKIVSVADTFDAMTIDRPYSKAMELTAALERIRSFVGTRYESEVVEALVDACIEGEVGQGIIRQMAEKRAAESAVMTHNEEALLDRIVA, encoded by the coding sequence ATGCCTTCCGAAAGAAAAAAACTCAGCCTTTTTGTTTTTGTGGTAGCCACGCTGCTTGCGGTCGGGCTGATCCCTCTCGTTCTGACGGGCTGGATCCTTTCGGACAAGAGCGCTCGGGAGCTGCGGGCCTCTGAAAATCGCTATCAGATACAGCTTGTACAGGATAAAGCCCGGCAGATAGAAATGTTCGGCAAACGGTTCACGTCGATCGTTTCCGGACTCGCGACCGCTCTTGAAATGAGTAACGACCGGCGCGTGATCGCATCGCCCGAGACTCAAAATAAACTTGCCGCGATCCTTAAGGACAACCCAGATCTGCTGGCCCTGTCGATACGGCCCGTAAACTCATTGCCCATCACCATATTTCGTCCGGGCGGCCCGACGAGCGGAGTGCTTGAAAAGGCCGCGTCGGAGGCACACGCATCCGGCCCTGAGGTTAATGTAGGCGAACCGCAGGATGCGGGCGACGCTTCGCAGTTCCTGATGACCTTTGCCCGAACCATAACCCTCGACGGTGAAAGCGGCGTCAAGATCGTTGCGATCGCGTCGCTGCAGGGAATATCACAGGGAATTGTCGGAAGTGTCCGTGCAAAGGACGCGGACCTGTGGAAAGCAGGGCTTCCGATCGTCTTTGTGGTTGACCGGACCGGATCGACGGTCTTTCATCCGGACCCGAACCTTGTGGCTCAACGGCTGCCGATGATCGACCTTAAGATCGTGCAGGAGTGGATGGAATCAGGAACGCAGGTGCAATCGGCCCTTGTGCCGTTCACGGCGGATCATAACGGCGTAAAGCACGAAATGATCGGCGCGTACTCCACGGCGCGTTTCGGCGGCGACAACACGTTCGGTGTTTTCACCATGCAGGACGAGAGCACGGCGCTTGCGTCGGTTGCGGAGATGCGAACTCAGACATGGATGATCAGCCTCGCATTTGCGGTGCTGGCGGTTATAGTCGGGCTTGTCGCTTCACGTTATTTGACCTCGCCCTTGATGCGACTCGTCAATGCCTCAAAGATGATCGCCGCGGGCGACTATTCCGTAAGGGTAAAGGCGAATAATGTTACCGAACTCGGTACACTCGGCGATTCGTTCAATCTAATGACCGAAAAGATCGAGGAGCAGATCGTAAAACTTGCTAGTGCCGCCAAGGAGAACCGGGAGCTCTTCGTCGGAACGGTCAAGGCGCTCGCCGCCGCCATAGACGGCAAGGATAAGTACACACGCGGCCACTCTGAACGTGTTGCGAGGATCTCTGTTGCGATAGGCAGACGTCTCGGAATGAGCAGTTCGGAGCTGGACGACCTTAGGATGGGCGCATTGCTCCATGATGTAGGCAAGATCGCAATAGACGACTCGATCCTTAAGAAAGCCGCACCGCTGACAGACGAAGAATACGAAATAATGAAGACCCATCCGCAGCGGGGCTACAAGATAATGTCACAGATACCTGCGATGAAGGCATTTTTGCCCGCGATGTATATGCATCACGAAATGGTCAACGGCAAAGGCTATCCGCAGGGCCTCACAGGAGATCAAATACCGCTTCAAGCCAAGATCGTGTCAGTTGCCGATACCTTTGACGCAATGACGATAGATCGGCCGTATTCGAAAGCAATGGAGCTGACGGCCGCTCTTGAGCGTATTCGGAGTTTTGTCGGCACGCGCTATGAAAGCGAGGTTGTCGAGGCTCTCGTGGATGCCTGCATCGAGGGCGAGGTGGGCCAGGGTATCATACGGCAGATGGCCGAAAAGCGTGCGGCCGAATCTGCCGTAATGACGCATAACGAGGAGGCATTGCTTGACCGGATCGTTGCCTAA
- the ftsY gene encoding signal recognition particle-docking protein FtsY, whose product MALFWRRKKGGGSSSSVLGLDRSIEELKAQEEAAERELGVRFSNAIEKTRNSINDRLDTIFEGRKQIDSGLLDELEEMLISTDIGVATTMEILEAVRQGVDRSEITDLGALKASIKRRLISILEHTKTIGVADERAVDEAIKPYVLMVVGVNGVGKTTTIGKLAQRIKDEGNDVLICAADTFRAAASDQLEIWAERAGVDIVQQKQGTDPAAVLFDALAAAKARKSDVLIVDTAGRLHNKVNLMAELEKMKRIAGREVVGAPHETLLVIDAVTGQNGLEQARQFMKAADVTGIVLTKLDGTAKGGIAVAISKELNLPIRYVGIGEQVDDLIIFDAEDYVNGLFN is encoded by the coding sequence ATGGCGTTATTTTGGCGAAGAAAGAAAGGCGGCGGTTCTTCAAGCTCGGTGCTTGGCCTCGACAGGTCGATCGAGGAACTGAAAGCTCAAGAGGAAGCTGCCGAACGCGAGCTCGGTGTGCGGTTCTCGAATGCGATCGAAAAGACGCGCAATTCGATCAATGATCGCCTAGACACCATCTTTGAAGGGCGAAAACAGATCGATTCCGGGTTGCTCGATGAATTGGAAGAGATGCTGATCTCGACCGATATCGGCGTTGCGACGACGATGGAGATCCTGGAAGCGGTTCGCCAAGGCGTGGACAGGTCGGAAATAACCGACCTTGGTGCATTGAAGGCCTCTATCAAACGACGGCTTATTTCCATCCTTGAGCACACCAAAACGATCGGCGTTGCGGACGAGCGTGCGGTTGATGAGGCGATCAAGCCTTATGTTCTGATGGTCGTCGGAGTTAACGGTGTCGGCAAGACCACGACGATCGGCAAACTCGCACAGCGAATCAAGGATGAAGGCAATGATGTCCTGATATGTGCGGCCGATACTTTTCGAGCCGCTGCAAGCGATCAGCTTGAGATCTGGGCGGAGCGTGCCGGTGTCGATATTGTCCAGCAAAAGCAAGGAACCGATCCGGCGGCGGTTCTTTTTGATGCATTGGCAGCCGCAAAGGCGAGAAAGTCCGATGTTTTGATCGTTGATACGGCAGGCAGGCTCCACAATAAGGTAAATCTAATGGCGGAGCTTGAGAAGATGAAGCGCATAGCGGGCCGCGAAGTGGTAGGCGCACCGCACGAGACGCTTCTTGTCATCGATGCCGTGACCGGGCAGAATGGCCTGGAACAAGCGAGACAGTTCATGAAGGCAGCCGACGTGACGGGCATCGTCCTGACAAAGCTCGACGGCACGGCAAAGGGCGGCATCGCCGTTGCGATCTCAAAGGAGTTGAACCTTCCGATCAGATATGTCGGCATCGGCGAGCAGGTGGATGACCTTATTATTTTTGACGCC